A genomic region of Lysinibacillus sp. 2017 contains the following coding sequences:
- the comGD gene encoding competence type IV pilus minor pilin ComGD, translating into MKRFFRDERGFTLIEMLVVLTIVMVMSSLLVYYSHEKFQKHLTYQTMNHFELLIRMTQMLAIEERYPHTFTVKNRTRISIKRLEADEELMILDLPIGQEMILTTNNAQLYFRTNGNVRSFGAITYDYGEEAHNYSINIGKGRIVKRVIIYQ; encoded by the coding sequence TTGAAACGATTTTTTCGTGATGAACGGGGGTTTACTTTAATTGAAATGCTCGTTGTCCTAACGATTGTCATGGTGATGAGCTCGCTACTTGTCTATTATTCTCATGAAAAATTTCAAAAGCATCTCACTTATCAAACGATGAATCACTTTGAGCTACTTATTCGAATGACACAAATGTTGGCGATTGAGGAACGCTATCCTCATACATTTACTGTAAAAAACCGTACGCGCATTAGCATTAAAAGGCTCGAAGCAGATGAAGAACTAATGATATTGGATTTGCCGATAGGGCAGGAAATGATACTGACAACAAATAATGCACAATTATATTTTCGTACGAATGGGAATGTACGAAGTTTTGGCGCAATTACGTACGATTATGGAGAAGAGGCACATAACTATTCTATAAATATCGGGAAAGGCCGTATTGTAAAGAGGGTGATTATCTATCAATGA
- the comGC gene encoding competence type IV pilus major pilin ComGC — MYQLKNERGFTLVEMLVVLLIISVLILVTIPNVAKHFSSIDKKGCDAYVLMVQGQVEAYKLEENKYPNDVGDLVAEDYLQDGNTTCPNGDSITITPEGKVVGPESNSN; from the coding sequence GTGTACCAATTGAAAAACGAACGTGGATTTACATTAGTTGAAATGCTAGTCGTACTATTAATCATTTCAGTGCTCATCTTAGTAACCATTCCAAACGTAGCCAAACATTTCTCATCAATCGATAAAAAAGGCTGCGATGCATATGTCCTAATGGTACAAGGTCAGGTGGAGGCGTACAAATTAGAAGAAAATAAGTATCCAAATGATGTAGGTGATTTAGTCGCTGAGGATTACTTGCAAGATGGCAATACAACTTGTCCGAATGGAGATAGTATAACGATTACACCAGAAGGTAAAGTGGTGGGTCCAGAGAGTAACTCAAATTGA
- the comGB gene encoding competence type IV pilus assembly protein ComGB: protein MNIPIIKHRSFTKIKRRKATSKVSELPTFLHRISTLLGEGYTFAHCIEMLLPYHVKNYENLQQEISSILHNGGSVAQVFQQLGLDNQYLVSIELAEMTGQLQETVQIVAKQLTFEQEAKSKLMKVLAYPVVLFIFLIFLFLAFRTYFLPNMSSMVSSRVDSGKSTSIQWSTFFLHTPDYIIVTLILLSLTIGGFVLYVRKKRIDIQLKLLFKLPFIGLFWRLVLTRQFSRVLGNLILAGFSLQHSLEHIKNQTHQKQLAYVSNVIQSRVIVGDSLAQSVRNVGYFYPKFDHFVSHGETSGLLGRELILYCELLDERLQSTIHILLAIIQPVLFIVIAICVIAAYLSILIPMYDVIDFI from the coding sequence ATGAATATACCAATCATTAAACATAGATCCTTTACCAAAATTAAAAGAAGGAAGGCTACCTCAAAAGTAAGTGAGCTACCGACATTTTTACATCGAATTAGCACACTATTAGGTGAAGGATATACGTTTGCTCATTGTATTGAAATGTTACTACCTTACCATGTGAAAAACTATGAAAATTTACAACAAGAAATTTCGTCTATTCTTCATAATGGAGGTAGTGTTGCTCAAGTATTTCAACAATTAGGATTGGACAATCAATATTTAGTTTCAATAGAACTAGCAGAAATGACGGGACAATTACAGGAAACGGTGCAAATTGTTGCAAAGCAATTAACCTTTGAACAAGAGGCAAAATCCAAATTAATGAAAGTATTAGCTTATCCCGTGGTATTGTTTATCTTTTTAATTTTCTTGTTTTTAGCGTTTCGTACGTATTTTTTACCGAACATGTCCTCAATGGTGTCATCGCGCGTTGATAGTGGGAAATCAACTAGTATTCAGTGGTCTACCTTTTTTTTGCATACGCCAGATTATATTATTGTGACCTTGATTCTTTTAAGTTTAACAATTGGTGGCTTTGTTCTATATGTTAGAAAAAAACGGATCGATATACAATTGAAACTATTATTTAAGTTACCATTTATCGGTTTGTTTTGGCGATTAGTATTAACACGACAGTTTTCAAGGGTACTAGGAAATTTGATTTTGGCAGGGTTTTCGCTACAGCACTCGTTAGAACATATTAAAAATCAAACGCATCAAAAACAACTCGCTTATGTTTCTAATGTCATACAATCTCGAGTGATTGTTGGGGATTCACTCGCACAGTCTGTTCGGAATGTTGGCTATTTCTATCCGAAATTTGATCATTTTGTTTCTCACGGTGAGACAAGTGGTTTATTAGGCAGAGAGCTAATCTTATATTGTGAATTACTAGACGAACGGCTTCAAAGTACCATTCACATATTATTAGCGATCATTCAGCCCGTGTTATTTATCGTTATCGCGATATGTGTTATCGCCGCATATTTAAGTATATTAATTCCAATGTATGACGTAATTGATTTTATTTAA
- the comGA gene encoding competence type IV pilus ATPase ComGA, with protein MIFIEQESMIEQKCLQLLHQASEYEASDVHLLPREKNFKILFRKYGRFVQMGEFPNDLAARMISYFKFLSSLDISEKRKPQSGAFQKSIQNKNYSFRISTLPSTFHKESLAIRFLRQNFTRPIPTICHDPKSAETLTKLVEYPSGLLLISGATGSGKTTTLYSLLHYCAKELSRHVISLEDPVESTQEDLLQIQVNERAGVTYSAGLKAILRHSPEVIMVGEIRDKETAQIAMEAAFTGHLVISTIHAKDTVNCLYRLLDLSISVEDMRQMLLAIVTQSLVTTKTAEYKALFEVLMGEQLQNALQHVQEKRDYELPEECTIVGQLSRLEEQDYEYTNH; from the coding sequence GTGATTTTCATCGAACAAGAATCAATGATTGAACAAAAATGTCTCCAATTATTACATCAAGCAAGTGAATATGAGGCGTCTGATGTGCACTTGCTCCCTCGTGAAAAAAATTTCAAAATTTTGTTTCGAAAATATGGCCGGTTCGTTCAAATGGGTGAATTCCCCAATGATTTGGCGGCACGAATGATATCTTATTTTAAATTTTTATCTTCGTTAGATATTAGTGAAAAGCGTAAACCTCAAAGTGGTGCCTTCCAAAAATCCATTCAAAATAAGAACTATTCTTTCCGAATTTCTACCTTACCATCTACCTTTCACAAAGAAAGCTTGGCAATCCGATTTTTGCGTCAGAACTTCACACGTCCAATTCCTACCATCTGTCATGATCCTAAGAGTGCAGAGACATTGACCAAACTTGTGGAGTATCCAAGTGGGTTGCTTTTAATTAGTGGTGCGACTGGCTCGGGCAAAACGACGACGTTATATTCACTTTTACACTATTGTGCGAAGGAATTGTCACGTCATGTTATTTCATTAGAGGATCCCGTAGAAAGTACACAGGAAGATCTCCTTCAAATTCAAGTGAATGAGCGCGCTGGAGTGACCTATTCAGCAGGATTAAAAGCAATTTTACGTCATTCGCCAGAAGTGATTATGGTCGGAGAAATACGTGATAAAGAAACCGCGCAAATTGCGATGGAAGCGGCCTTTACAGGGCATCTCGTCATCTCTACAATTCACGCGAAAGACACGGTGAATTGTTTATATCGACTATTAGATTTATCCATTTCGGTTGAAGATATGCGTCAAATGTTGTTAGCAATCGTGACTCAGAGTTTAGTTACAACAAAGACAGCTGAGTATAAAGCGCTTTTTGAAGTACTGATGGGCGAGCAATTACAAAACGCGTTACAACATGTTCAAGAAAAAAGAGACTATGAATTGCCGGAAGAATGTACAATAGTTGGTCAATTGAGCAGGTTGGAGGAGCAAGACTATGAATATACCAATCATTAA
- a CDS encoding metalloregulator ArsR/SmtB family transcription factor, protein MLHPIKITSTLADETRFSIYEYMLQHKKYYTVQEIADEFKIHSNVARLHLTKLSEIGVISAEFLKTGKGGRPGRVYRAKQEGINLSFPRRDPSLLVNWSVELIQELGDEALKKAIQISFKDGKQSMQQFLNERKHKRPPSFEEKIKILTNSAKLIGYVPEIHEHQHSKSLIFSIYNCPFHDRISQHGEIICKLHESYLRGQTEILFETNEFVQIESMLQSCDFCKYKITVGD, encoded by the coding sequence ATGCTCCATCCTATAAAAATAACTAGTACGTTAGCAGACGAAACGCGCTTTTCTATTTATGAATACATGCTTCAGCACAAAAAATACTATACTGTACAAGAAATCGCGGATGAATTTAAGATTCACTCCAATGTGGCACGTTTACATTTAACAAAGCTCTCTGAAATTGGTGTTATATCTGCGGAGTTTTTAAAAACAGGTAAAGGTGGGCGACCAGGTCGTGTTTACCGAGCAAAACAAGAAGGTATCAATTTAAGCTTCCCTAGACGTGACCCTTCGTTATTAGTCAATTGGTCGGTCGAATTAATCCAAGAGCTAGGTGATGAAGCCCTGAAAAAAGCGATTCAAATCAGCTTTAAAGACGGCAAACAATCGATGCAACAATTTCTAAACGAACGCAAACATAAACGACCACCTTCATTCGAAGAAAAAATAAAAATTTTAACAAATAGTGCCAAACTTATTGGCTATGTTCCGGAAATTCATGAACACCAACATTCAAAATCACTAATTTTCTCCATTTATAATTGCCCATTCCATGATCGAATTTCTCAACATGGTGAAATTATTTGTAAATTACATGAGTCCTATTTACGGGGGCAGACAGAAATACTGTTTGAAACGAATGAGTTTGTTCAAATTGAAAGCATGCTGCAGTCTTGCGATTTTTGTAAATATAAAATCACAGTTGGCGACTAA
- a CDS encoding DUF2626 family protein, whose product MSNMYKVMAFWTAIFAVMFYLGGMNEVSLLFVGNTGLFLLLGFLNLSERMYMYIFGAYLTVFFAGFTYYTTFLHTPGAGH is encoded by the coding sequence ATGAGCAATATGTATAAAGTTATGGCATTCTGGACAGCTATTTTCGCCGTTATGTTCTACCTTGGTGGTATGAACGAGGTTTCGCTATTATTCGTAGGTAATACAGGTTTATTCTTATTATTAGGCTTCTTAAATCTTTCAGAACGCATGTACATGTACATCTTTGGCGCGTATTTAACTGTATTCTTTGCAGGATTTACGTACTACACGACGTTCTTACACACACCAGGTGCTGGACACTAA
- a CDS encoding MBL fold metallo-hydrolase, with amino-acid sequence MLNVRVYNLGPVQTNCYIISNKNKDCLIFDPGEEANRIVGELRKNGLNPLAILLTHTHFDHIGAVDAIRDTYKLPLYVHEKEVKWLNDPMKNGSGKYAELPNYIVRAPEEQHIIRTEGQMTIGDFAFEIAYTPGHSPGSVSFIFKEDGFAIVGDTLFEQSVGRTDLIGGSMTVLMKSIHEKLLSLPEDTIIYPGHGAYTTPAAEMESNPFLNGF; translated from the coding sequence ATGTTAAATGTTAGGGTATACAATCTTGGCCCTGTTCAAACAAATTGTTATATTATTAGTAATAAAAATAAGGATTGTTTAATTTTTGATCCAGGTGAGGAAGCAAACCGCATTGTAGGCGAATTACGAAAAAATGGGTTGAATCCATTAGCCATTTTATTAACACATACGCATTTTGACCATATTGGGGCTGTAGATGCGATTCGCGATACATATAAACTACCGTTATATGTGCACGAAAAAGAAGTGAAATGGTTAAATGATCCAATGAAAAACGGGTCAGGAAAATATGCGGAACTGCCAAATTATATAGTGAGAGCACCAGAAGAGCAGCATATTATTCGAACTGAAGGTCAAATGACAATTGGTGATTTTGCATTTGAAATAGCTTATACACCAGGACATTCTCCAGGTAGTGTGTCATTTATTTTTAAAGAAGATGGGTTCGCAATTGTCGGGGATACACTGTTTGAGCAAAGTGTAGGACGTACAGATTTGATTGGTGGTTCCATGACAGTTTTAATGAAGTCCATTCATGAGAAGTTATTATCACTTCCGGAAGATACGATTATCTATCCAGGGCATGGCGCATACACGACGCCAGCTGCAGAAATGGAGTCTAATCCATTTTTAAATGGGTTTTAA
- a CDS encoding DUF2759 domain-containing protein: MNLLMVIFGLVAIFGVVGIFQSIKEKNILGVVFNLVAAGVFGWFVIMTVLNQGYPPTHH; this comes from the coding sequence ATGAACTTATTAATGGTTATTTTCGGGTTAGTTGCAATTTTCGGTGTAGTTGGCATATTCCAATCAATCAAAGAAAAAAACATCCTAGGCGTAGTTTTTAATTTAGTAGCTGCAGGTGTATTTGGTTGGTTTGTCATTATGACGGTTTTAAATCAAGGCTACCCACCTACTCATCACTAA
- a CDS encoding LTA synthase family protein, with amino-acid sequence MKKFNWPKHSILAIAVIATWIKTVFVYQISFDMDIDNAMQWVILIINPASFLLFFYGLSLFFKSQKTRNRYIVGGSILLAFVLYGNVAFYRFYNDFVTLPVLFQTSNFGELGSSAAAIISLSDLLYFADVALILLAIKFIPKSEKMTLPVRKDARKAYFVMATAMLFLNLGLAETERPQLLTRAFDRELLVKNIGTYNYHLYDIYVQSKSSAQRALADGSQLVEVGNYVRANQAEPNDEMFGKYKDRNVIVISLESLQNFVINNDMNGQEITPFLNSLTQDKDTYYFNNFYHETGLGKTSDAEFITENSLYGLGRGAVFFTHGENTYNSMAERLGENGYFTNVMHSNNKSFWNRDMIYKSFNVQKFYDVDSYEVTDDNSVNWGLKDIPFFEQSAALMKEMPQPFYSRMITLTNHFPFYLDEQDQMINEYDSNSGTLNRYFQTVRYLDESIKVFFEQLKEQGLYDNSIIVMYGDHYGISENHNKAMAKYLNKEEITPYDTALLQSVPFFIHIPGSNDGQVMEEASGQLDIRPTILHLLGIDTSKDMQLGADLFSEEHEDFVIFRDGRFVTDKSVYAGEVCYDRETGEEVGIENCQPYIDRATKELDYNDQIINGDLLRFYDEKTGNLKTDTESTKK; translated from the coding sequence ATGAAAAAATTTAATTGGCCTAAACATTCGATACTAGCGATTGCAGTAATTGCAACATGGATAAAAACCGTTTTTGTATATCAAATTAGCTTTGATATGGACATAGATAATGCAATGCAATGGGTGATTTTAATTATCAACCCAGCAAGCTTTTTATTATTTTTCTACGGCTTATCATTGTTCTTTAAATCGCAAAAAACGAGAAATCGTTATATCGTAGGTGGAAGTATACTATTAGCATTTGTCTTATACGGAAATGTAGCGTTTTATCGTTTCTATAATGACTTTGTTACATTACCGGTATTATTCCAAACAAGTAACTTTGGGGAATTAGGTTCATCGGCTGCAGCAATCATTAGCTTATCGGACTTATTATACTTTGCAGATGTCGCACTTATTTTATTAGCGATTAAGTTTATTCCAAAATCAGAAAAAATGACATTGCCAGTACGTAAAGATGCACGAAAAGCATATTTTGTTATGGCGACTGCGATGTTATTCTTAAATTTAGGATTAGCTGAAACAGAGCGTCCGCAATTATTAACACGTGCATTTGACCGTGAATTATTAGTAAAAAATATTGGTACGTATAATTATCATTTATATGACATTTACGTTCAATCAAAATCATCTGCACAACGCGCATTAGCGGATGGAAGTCAATTAGTGGAAGTCGGCAACTATGTACGTGCGAACCAAGCAGAACCGAATGATGAAATGTTCGGTAAATACAAAGATCGTAATGTTATTGTGATATCACTTGAATCATTACAAAATTTTGTTATTAACAATGATATGAATGGTCAAGAAATTACACCATTCTTAAATTCTTTAACACAAGATAAAGACACATATTACTTTAACAATTTCTATCATGAAACAGGCTTAGGGAAAACATCGGATGCAGAGTTTATTACCGAAAATTCATTATACGGCTTAGGTCGTGGTGCAGTATTCTTCACGCACGGTGAAAATACGTACAATTCAATGGCAGAGCGTTTAGGAGAAAATGGTTACTTTACAAACGTTATGCACTCAAATAATAAATCATTCTGGAATCGTGATATGATTTATAAATCTTTCAATGTTCAAAAATTCTATGATGTGGATTCATATGAAGTGACAGATGATAATTCTGTAAACTGGGGCTTAAAAGATATACCATTTTTCGAGCAATCAGCTGCTTTAATGAAAGAAATGCCACAACCATTTTATAGTCGTATGATCACATTAACAAATCACTTCCCGTTCTATTTGGATGAACAGGATCAAATGATCAATGAATACGATTCAAATTCAGGTACATTAAATCGTTATTTCCAAACAGTTCGTTATTTAGATGAATCGATTAAAGTATTCTTTGAACAATTAAAAGAGCAAGGATTATATGATAACTCGATTATCGTTATGTATGGTGACCATTATGGTATTTCTGAAAACCATAATAAAGCGATGGCAAAATATTTAAATAAAGAAGAAATCACACCGTATGATACGGCTTTATTACAATCGGTTCCATTCTTCATTCATATTCCAGGTTCGAACGACGGACAAGTAATGGAGGAAGCTTCAGGTCAATTAGATATCCGACCAACAATTCTTCACTTATTAGGTATTGATACATCGAAAGATATGCAATTAGGTGCGGATCTGTTCTCTGAAGAACATGAAGACTTTGTTATCTTCCGCGATGGTCGATTTGTTACAGACAAATCGGTTTATGCTGGAGAAGTATGTTATGACCGTGAAACTGGAGAAGAAGTTGGAATTGAAAATTGTCAGCCATATATTGATCGTGCAACGAAAGAATTAGATTACAATGATCAAATTATTAATGGTGACTTACTTCGTTTCTATGATGAAAAAACGGGGAATTTAAAAACTGATACTGAATCCACTAAAAAATAA
- a CDS encoding YqgQ family protein: protein MESMLDIIGLLKKYGIYIYTKDRIGDLYLMEDELKELFKARFMEPKDFQMALLILRQEERRLKEGKI from the coding sequence ATGGAGTCGATGTTAGACATTATAGGCTTATTAAAAAAATATGGTATTTACATTTATACGAAAGACCGCATTGGAGATTTGTATTTAATGGAAGATGAATTAAAAGAGTTATTTAAGGCAAGATTTATGGAGCCGAAAGATTTCCAAATGGCGCTGTTAATTTTAAGACAAGAAGAACGAAGACTTAAAGAAGGAAAAATTTAA
- a CDS encoding 5-formyltetrahydrofolate cyclo-ligase, with translation MDKKTLRLNVQQQLEKMTYLEYCNRSQHLGKLLLNEDAIIEAKTIAITLSNRPEVDTIYIIEQLWKMNKQVVVPKCTHEDRSMMFYAIESLAQTERAYHNILEPIPDYTELVEKEQIDTIIVPGVVFDHEGYRIGFGGGYYDRYLKDFKGTKISLAFNEQLMNQVPKASHDLPVHILITETERIVCESSSEGN, from the coding sequence GTGGATAAAAAGACGCTTCGATTAAATGTACAGCAACAGTTAGAGAAAATGACGTATTTGGAATATTGTAACCGTTCGCAACATCTTGGAAAATTACTATTAAATGAAGATGCGATTATAGAAGCAAAAACCATTGCCATTACATTATCGAATCGCCCTGAAGTCGATACAATATATATCATCGAGCAACTGTGGAAAATGAATAAGCAAGTTGTCGTTCCAAAATGTACCCATGAAGACCGCTCAATGATGTTTTATGCCATCGAAAGTTTGGCTCAAACAGAACGGGCGTATCATAATATTTTAGAACCGATTCCTGACTACACTGAGCTTGTGGAAAAGGAGCAAATTGATACTATCATTGTACCAGGTGTCGTATTTGACCATGAAGGCTACCGTATTGGCTTTGGTGGTGGGTATTATGATCGCTATTTAAAGGACTTTAAGGGAACAAAAATTTCGCTAGCCTTTAATGAACAACTGATGAATCAAGTACCAAAAGCATCACATGATTTACCAGTGCATATACTAATTACAGAGACAGAGCGCATAGTTTGCGAATCGTCGTCGGAGGGAAATTAA
- the rpmG gene encoding 50S ribosomal protein L33, with protein sequence MRVNITLACTDCGERNYISKKNKRNNPERLELKKYCSREKKYTLHRETK encoded by the coding sequence ATGCGCGTAAATATTACATTAGCTTGCACAGACTGCGGCGAACGTAACTACATTTCTAAAAAGAACAAGCGTAACAATCCAGAGCGTCTTGAACTTAAAAAATATTGCTCTCGCGAGAAGAAGTACACGCTTCACCGTGAAACAAAGTAA
- a CDS encoding MFS transporter: MNYIQKGTKAFSLTNLALFAAGFITFANLYITQPLLPQFAKEYGISPAIASLSLSVATGVLAFSLLLFGSLSEAWSRKKLMTFSIFAASALTLVLAFSPTFEVLLLLRIVQGFVFAGVPAIAMAYLGEEMEPTSLGAAMGLYISGNAIGGLSGRVIMGTMTHYFNWQVGMITLGILSLIICCYFVWALPESKHFIPRPLKWKPLTHSLLAHLKNTQLLCLFGIGFTLMGSFVTMYNYIGFKLVEPPYNLNTAVVGWIFIVYLVGSWSSAWFGSLSDKFGRQRVLYIGILIMITGVVLTSPAHLSIKVIGLVIFTFGFFGSHSIASGWVSQLANKDKAQASSLYLFAYYMGSSISGTLGGVFWLNFGWSGIILFISSALVVTFGLAMMIHFIQRTKHVTEVNMHS, from the coding sequence ATGAATTACATACAAAAAGGAACAAAAGCATTTTCGTTAACAAATCTGGCCTTGTTCGCAGCGGGATTCATCACATTTGCTAATCTCTACATTACACAGCCGTTATTGCCTCAGTTTGCTAAGGAGTATGGGATTTCCCCCGCAATTGCTAGTCTTTCATTGTCTGTAGCGACAGGAGTACTTGCCTTTAGTTTACTTTTATTTGGTTCTCTATCTGAAGCTTGGAGTAGAAAAAAACTGATGACCTTCTCCATTTTCGCAGCGTCTGCATTAACACTCGTTTTAGCTTTTTCCCCAACTTTTGAAGTATTATTGCTACTACGTATTGTGCAAGGTTTTGTTTTTGCGGGAGTTCCTGCAATTGCGATGGCCTATTTGGGCGAAGAAATGGAACCAACAAGTCTCGGAGCAGCGATGGGGTTATATATTAGCGGGAATGCGATTGGAGGATTATCAGGACGTGTTATTATGGGGACGATGACACACTATTTCAACTGGCAAGTCGGCATGATTACTCTTGGAATTCTTAGCCTAATCATTTGCTGCTATTTTGTTTGGGCATTACCTGAATCGAAACATTTCATCCCACGCCCTTTAAAATGGAAGCCGCTTACTCACTCATTACTTGCACATTTAAAAAATACACAATTACTGTGCTTGTTCGGAATTGGCTTTACACTAATGGGCAGCTTCGTCACTATGTATAACTATATTGGCTTTAAATTAGTAGAGCCTCCGTACAATTTAAATACAGCAGTAGTTGGTTGGATTTTTATCGTCTATTTAGTTGGATCATGGAGCTCTGCTTGGTTCGGTAGTTTGTCAGATAAATTTGGTCGTCAACGCGTTCTGTATATAGGCATACTTATTATGATTACGGGTGTCGTACTGACATCACCTGCACACTTATCCATTAAAGTCATTGGCCTAGTCATTTTTACTTTCGGTTTTTTCGGCTCTCATTCCATTGCGAGCGGCTGGGTAAGTCAACTTGCAAATAAGGACAAAGCACAAGCATCCTCTCTCTATTTGTTCGCTTACTATATGGGATCTAGTATTAGTGGTACATTAGGTGGCGTATTCTGGTTAAATTTTGGTTGGAGTGGGATTATTCTTTTCATTTCTTCCGCTTTAGTAGTCACTTTTGGCTTAGCTATGATGATTCATTTCATTCAACGTACAAAGCATGTAACAGAAGTTAACATGCACTCATAA
- a CDS encoding DegV family protein, whose amino-acid sequence MGKKIAWVTDSAALLAEDFIKEHHIHVLALNIVFEEGALRETIDMTHDEFYDKLKKSKIHPKTSQPTFGEHVALYEKLKEEGYDAAIAIHTSEQLSGTVLSSPMAAEQAGFKNYVIDAKIGSYPMQVMLELGLKLEKEGLPPEQIVKEIEAIRGNAELAFIPASLEQLHKSGRVSGTAMFLSNLLNIKLVIEYNKEGGVEVAQKVRADKRAKNAVIEKLQRAMAKSPVQEVAVINCNNEAGAKEWKKELQKQFPEITFKPTPLSACVGVHAGEGTLGLTWVRN is encoded by the coding sequence ATGGGTAAAAAGATTGCGTGGGTTACAGATTCTGCTGCACTTTTAGCAGAGGATTTTATTAAAGAACATCATATTCATGTGCTTGCATTAAACATTGTTTTTGAAGAAGGTGCCTTACGAGAAACAATTGATATGACACACGATGAATTTTACGATAAATTAAAGAAATCTAAAATACATCCAAAAACATCACAGCCAACTTTTGGTGAGCATGTTGCATTGTATGAAAAATTAAAAGAAGAAGGTTATGACGCGGCAATTGCGATTCATACATCTGAACAACTTTCAGGTACGGTTTTAAGTTCACCAATGGCAGCAGAACAAGCTGGGTTCAAAAACTATGTCATTGATGCAAAAATTGGATCTTATCCGATGCAGGTGATGCTAGAATTAGGATTAAAGTTAGAAAAAGAAGGGCTACCGCCAGAGCAAATCGTAAAAGAAATCGAAGCGATTCGAGGTAATGCAGAGTTAGCATTCATTCCTGCTAGCTTAGAGCAATTACATAAAAGTGGTCGCGTATCAGGTACGGCGATGTTTTTAAGTAATCTCCTTAATATTAAATTAGTCATTGAATACAACAAAGAAGGCGGCGTTGAAGTTGCGCAGAAAGTTCGTGCAGATAAACGTGCAAAAAATGCTGTCATCGAAAAATTACAGCGTGCTATGGCAAAATCACCTGTACAAGAAGTAGCCGTTATTAATTGTAATAATGAAGCTGGGGCAAAGGAATGGAAAAAGGAATTACAAAAGCAATTCCCCGAAATTACATTCAAGCCAACGCCATTATCGGCATGTGTAGGTGTACATGCAGGTGAAGGAACATTAGGTTTAACATGGGTTCGAAATTAA
- a CDS encoding glutathione peroxidase, whose product MNIYEIPVKTEKGEQYDLNRYKGDVMMIVNTASKCGFTKQFTQLEELYDKYKDQGFVVLGFPSDQFKQELTSGADAAEFCRLDYGVTFPMHEMIKVNGSEAHPLFQHLTSETKGLLGQSVKWNFTKFLVDRDGNVVKRYAPKDNPLKAENDISKLL is encoded by the coding sequence ATGAATATATACGAAATCCCTGTCAAGACTGAAAAAGGTGAACAATATGACTTAAATCGTTATAAAGGCGATGTCATGATGATCGTTAATACCGCGAGTAAATGTGGTTTCACAAAACAATTTACTCAATTAGAAGAGCTTTACGATAAATATAAAGACCAAGGCTTTGTTGTACTTGGCTTCCCTTCAGATCAATTCAAGCAAGAATTAACATCTGGTGCAGATGCTGCAGAGTTTTGCCGTTTAGATTACGGTGTAACATTTCCGATGCATGAAATGATTAAAGTGAATGGGTCAGAAGCACATCCACTATTCCAACACCTAACTTCCGAAACAAAAGGTTTATTAGGGCAATCCGTAAAATGGAATTTCACGAAGTTTTTAGTTGATCGTGACGGCAATGTGGTAAAACGCTACGCTCCAAAAGACAATCCACTAAAAGCAGAAAATGATATTTCAAAACTACTGTAA